One stretch of Saccharopolyspora erythraea DNA includes these proteins:
- a CDS encoding SMP-30/gluconolactonase/LRE family protein has translation MPSEHDVVQVTDPCAHHGEGPVWHPEWPGLRWVDMLAGDVLTLEPAGQVHRAHVGSVVAALRPRRGGGAVLALERGFALGDAGLTEIRALGELWSDPAVRMNEGGCDPEGRFYCGSMSYTAEPGRGALYRLDTDGAVSTVLGGVTISNGLAWSPDGTSAYYVDTPTQRVDVFDHVDGTLRNRRPVVRIEPELGAPDGLTVDAEGHLWVALWGGGAVHRYSPEGRLVDRIGVPASQVTACTFGGPGLTDLFVTTSRVEADLRRHPLSGALFRVPGAGRGTPVREYGG, from the coding sequence TTGCCGTCCGAACACGACGTCGTGCAGGTCACCGACCCCTGCGCCCATCACGGTGAAGGCCCGGTGTGGCATCCGGAGTGGCCAGGGCTCCGCTGGGTCGACATGCTCGCCGGGGACGTCCTCACCCTGGAGCCGGCGGGCCAGGTGCACCGGGCCCACGTGGGTTCCGTCGTGGCTGCGCTACGGCCCCGGCGAGGTGGTGGCGCGGTGCTGGCGCTGGAGCGGGGGTTCGCCCTCGGCGATGCCGGGCTGACCGAGATCCGCGCGCTCGGCGAGCTGTGGAGCGACCCGGCCGTCAGGATGAACGAGGGCGGATGCGACCCCGAGGGCCGCTTCTACTGCGGATCGATGTCCTACACCGCCGAGCCCGGCCGAGGAGCTTTGTACCGATTGGACACCGACGGTGCCGTCTCGACGGTGCTCGGCGGTGTCACGATCTCCAACGGCCTCGCATGGAGCCCGGACGGGACATCGGCCTACTACGTGGACACGCCGACACAACGCGTCGACGTCTTCGACCACGTCGACGGCACACTGCGCAACCGACGGCCCGTCGTCCGCATCGAGCCGGAGCTCGGCGCTCCCGACGGCCTGACGGTCGATGCCGAAGGACACCTGTGGGTCGCGCTGTGGGGTGGTGGTGCGGTGCATCGGTACTCACCCGAAGGCAGGCTGGTCGACCGGATCGGCGTGCCGGCTTCCCAGGTGACCGCGTGCACCTTCGGCGGCCCCGGCCTGACCGACCTGTTCGTCACCACATCGCGGGTGGAGGCCGACCTCCGGCGGCACCCGCTGTCGGGAGCGCTGTTCCGCGTACCCGGCGCGGGCAGGGGAACGCCCGTCCGCGAGTACGGCGGGTAG
- a CDS encoding U32 family peptidase, translated as MPQDDAAATSAKRFPDGAQYRVEIPSTESPEVLEAVLDEASRRDVVVHRISQGSGGMLLTDGELRGMAVAAAGRSVELSLFARPLAGWDTGAMALAPGGGPVAAQARGTEQLVHVLEDIRRTAEAGIRSVLITDLGVLKVAAKMREQGDLPPGMRFKISVQMGLANPVSVRIAEDLGADSYNVPTDLSTGQLASIRAVADLPLDVYVESPDDMGGFVRHHEIAEIVRVAAPVYVKFGLRNAPNIYPSGTHLTPTAVALARERVRRAQIGLGLLDRYAPEAKASPLPADDLAVPRP; from the coding sequence ATGCCCCAGGACGATGCGGCCGCGACGAGCGCGAAGCGCTTCCCCGACGGCGCGCAGTACCGGGTGGAGATCCCGAGCACCGAAAGCCCCGAGGTGCTCGAGGCGGTGCTCGACGAGGCGTCGCGCCGAGACGTCGTCGTGCACCGCATCTCCCAGGGCAGCGGCGGAATGCTGCTCACCGACGGCGAACTGCGCGGCATGGCCGTCGCTGCCGCCGGGCGTTCGGTCGAGCTCAGCCTGTTCGCCAGGCCGCTGGCGGGCTGGGACACCGGCGCGATGGCCCTCGCGCCCGGGGGCGGTCCGGTCGCGGCCCAGGCGCGCGGCACCGAGCAGCTCGTCCACGTGCTCGAGGACATCCGCCGCACCGCCGAGGCCGGAATCCGATCGGTGCTGATCACCGATCTTGGCGTGCTGAAGGTCGCCGCGAAGATGCGCGAGCAAGGCGACCTCCCGCCCGGGATGCGGTTCAAGATCAGCGTGCAGATGGGGCTGGCCAACCCGGTCTCCGTGCGCATCGCCGAGGACCTCGGCGCCGACAGCTACAACGTGCCGACCGACCTCAGCACCGGCCAGCTGGCCTCGATCCGCGCGGTCGCCGACCTGCCGCTGGACGTCTACGTCGAGTCACCCGACGACATGGGCGGGTTCGTGCGCCACCACGAGATCGCCGAGATCGTGCGGGTGGCCGCTCCCGTGTACGTCAAGTTCGGCCTGCGCAACGCCCCGAACATCTACCCCAGCGGAACGCACCTGACGCCCACGGCGGTGGCGCTGGCCCGGGAGCGGGTGCGTCGCGCGCAGATCGGCCTCGGCCTGCTCGACCGCTACGCGCCCGAGGCGAAGGCGTCGCCCCTGCCCGCCGACGACCTGGCCGTCCCGCGCCCGTGA
- a CDS encoding MFS transporter — MTARPRVWALLAHAALTQLITFVLRPAMSYRALELEVPASWLGLLSGTFALVPLVLALPAGHVVDRIGERRVMVAGSLLMCAAGAVLLLLGGSVPGLLAGSVVLGTAHLGAVVAQQALVANTSGSGRMDTAFGYYTFAASLGQAAGPGLIVLFGGSQAIPDTTPIFQGATAIAVVLFALSFVVGSGGAPRRPEAAERVGVRTLLRLPGLGRALFTSCVVLAAVDISLVYLPALGAERDIASGLIGALLVLRAAASMVSRLFLGRLAARLGRRRLLVLSVLMSAAGLAAAAAPVPVWLLATAVTAAGFGLGVGQPLTMSWLAESAPAGTRGLAMSLRLTGNRAGQVVVPGAVGLVAAGLGAAGVLFVTAAGLAWTGFLARKLSVDRPAQD; from the coding sequence ATGACCGCCCGGCCACGGGTCTGGGCGCTGCTCGCGCACGCCGCCCTGACCCAGCTCATCACCTTCGTGCTGCGGCCCGCGATGTCGTATCGGGCGCTGGAGCTGGAGGTTCCCGCCTCCTGGCTCGGCCTGCTCTCGGGCACCTTCGCCCTGGTGCCGCTCGTGCTCGCGCTGCCTGCCGGGCACGTCGTGGACCGGATCGGGGAGCGCCGCGTGATGGTCGCGGGCAGCCTGCTGATGTGCGCGGCGGGCGCGGTGCTGCTGTTGCTCGGTGGCAGCGTGCCGGGCCTGCTGGCTGGCAGTGTCGTGCTGGGCACCGCGCATCTGGGGGCGGTGGTCGCGCAGCAGGCGCTGGTGGCCAACACGTCCGGATCAGGGCGGATGGACACGGCGTTCGGCTACTACACCTTCGCCGCCTCGCTGGGGCAGGCGGCGGGCCCGGGACTGATCGTCCTGTTCGGAGGGTCTCAGGCGATTCCCGACACCACGCCGATCTTCCAGGGCGCCACCGCGATCGCGGTCGTGCTGTTCGCGCTGTCCTTCGTCGTCGGGTCCGGCGGTGCGCCGCGGCGTCCGGAGGCCGCCGAACGCGTCGGCGTCCGCACGCTCCTGCGGTTGCCGGGTCTGGGCCGGGCGCTGTTCACCAGCTGCGTCGTGCTGGCCGCGGTGGACATCTCGCTGGTCTACCTGCCCGCGCTGGGCGCCGAACGAGACATCGCGTCCGGGCTGATCGGCGCACTGCTCGTCCTGCGCGCGGCGGCGTCGATGGTCTCGCGGCTGTTCCTCGGCAGGCTGGCGGCCCGGCTCGGCCGCCGCAGGCTGCTGGTGCTGAGCGTGCTGATGTCGGCCGCGGGCCTGGCGGCCGCGGCGGCCCCGGTGCCGGTCTGGCTGCTGGCCACCGCCGTCACCGCCGCGGGTTTCGGCCTCGGCGTCGGCCAGCCGCTGACGATGTCGTGGCTGGCCGAGTCCGCCCCCGCGGGCACCCGGGGCCTGGCGATGTCGTTGCGGCTGACCGGCAACCGGGCCGGTCAGGTCGTCGTCCCGGGCGCGGTGGGCCTGGTCGCCGCGGGGCTCGGCGCGGCGGGCGTCCTGTTCGTCACCGCGGCGGGCCTGGCCTGGACCGGGTTCCTGGCGCGGAAGCTGTCGGTGGACCGGCCCGCGCAGGACTGA
- a CDS encoding sodium:solute symporter family protein, translating to MHTLADGLRLSMNWLDNLILVIYFAVVLGIAFAAKRSVNNSLDFFLSGRSLPAWVTGLAFVSANLGATEILGMAANGAQYGAYTVHWYLIGAIPAMVFLGLVMMPFYYNSKVRSVPEFLLLRFSRSSHLLSAVIFAVASVLIAGVNLYALAIVLRALLGWPLPLSIVVAGVFVLAYIVIGGLSSAIYNEVLQFFVIVAALVPLTVLGLVRVGGVDGFVDKVVAGPGADFLTAWGGTGFGQDNPLGANWLTITLGLGFAVSFGYWTTNFAEVQRSLSARNLSAARRTPLIAAFPKMFIPLIVVLPGIIALLVEPAIGQAGSGYDYNDAIPLLMRDLLPSGVLGLAVTGLMASFMAGMAANVSSFNTVFTTDIWQAYIRPRMPDAHYLRVGRVITAVGVLIGMGTAFIAASFSNIMNYMQTLFSFFNVPLFATFILALFWKRMTAKAGFWGLLLGTLAPICFYLAYKGGFVPISTDQGANMISSIIAFAVDVAVSVPIALATAPKTDAELEGLVYSRAVARGAGEVAPGDGAWYRRPALLGWSAMVLAALCYVPFSL from the coding sequence ATGCACACACTTGCCGACGGCTTGCGCCTGTCGATGAACTGGCTGGACAACCTGATCCTGGTCATCTACTTCGCCGTGGTGCTGGGAATCGCCTTCGCGGCGAAGCGAAGCGTCAACAACAGCCTGGACTTCTTCCTGTCCGGGCGGTCCCTGCCCGCGTGGGTGACCGGGCTGGCCTTCGTCTCGGCGAACCTCGGCGCGACGGAGATCCTGGGCATGGCGGCCAACGGTGCCCAGTACGGCGCCTACACCGTGCACTGGTACCTGATCGGCGCGATCCCGGCGATGGTGTTCCTGGGCCTGGTGATGATGCCGTTCTACTACAACTCGAAGGTCCGCAGCGTCCCGGAGTTCCTGCTGCTGCGGTTCAGCCGGTCGTCGCACCTGCTCAGCGCCGTCATCTTCGCCGTCGCCTCGGTGCTGATCGCGGGGGTGAACCTGTACGCGCTGGCCATCGTCCTGCGCGCGCTGCTCGGCTGGCCGCTGCCGCTGTCGATCGTGGTCGCCGGGGTGTTCGTGCTGGCCTACATCGTAATCGGTGGACTGTCCTCGGCGATCTACAACGAGGTCCTGCAGTTCTTCGTCATCGTGGCCGCGCTGGTTCCGCTGACGGTGCTGGGCCTGGTGCGCGTCGGCGGTGTGGACGGCTTCGTCGACAAGGTGGTCGCCGGTCCCGGTGCGGACTTCCTGACCGCATGGGGCGGCACCGGCTTCGGACAGGACAACCCGCTCGGCGCGAACTGGCTGACCATCACCCTGGGGCTCGGGTTCGCGGTGTCCTTCGGCTACTGGACGACGAACTTCGCCGAGGTGCAGCGCTCCCTGTCGGCCAGGAACCTCTCGGCGGCCAGGAGAACTCCGCTGATCGCGGCGTTCCCGAAGATGTTCATCCCGCTGATCGTGGTGCTGCCCGGCATCATCGCGCTGCTGGTGGAACCGGCGATCGGGCAGGCGGGCAGCGGCTACGACTACAACGACGCGATCCCGCTGCTGATGCGCGACCTGCTGCCAAGCGGCGTGCTCGGCCTCGCGGTGACCGGCCTGATGGCCTCCTTCATGGCGGGCATGGCCGCGAACGTGTCGAGCTTCAACACGGTGTTCACCACCGACATCTGGCAGGCCTACATCAGGCCGCGCATGCCCGACGCCCACTACCTGCGGGTCGGGCGGGTCATCACCGCCGTGGGCGTGCTGATCGGCATGGGCACGGCGTTCATCGCCGCCTCGTTCAGCAACATCATGAACTACATGCAGACCCTGTTCTCGTTCTTCAACGTCCCGCTGTTCGCGACGTTCATCCTGGCGCTGTTCTGGAAGCGCATGACCGCGAAGGCCGGGTTCTGGGGGCTGCTGCTGGGAACTCTCGCGCCGATCTGCTTCTACCTGGCCTACAAGGGCGGATTCGTGCCGATCAGCACCGACCAGGGTGCGAACATGATCTCCTCGATCATCGCCTTCGCCGTGGACGTCGCGGTCAGCGTGCCGATCGCGCTCGCGACCGCGCCGAAGACGGACGCGGAGCTGGAGGGCCTGGTCTACAGCCGGGCGGTCGCGCGTGGCGCCGGGGAGGTGGCGCCCGGTGACGGCGCCTGGTACCGGCGGCCGGCGCTGCTGGGGTGGAGCGCCATGGTGCTCGCCGCGCTCTGCTACGTCCCGTTCTCGTTGTGA
- a CDS encoding zinc-dependent alcohol dehydrogenase, whose protein sequence is MTEFRTTPRAVVIDRPGQLRVESAEPRPPGPGEALVRVAWSGICGSDREVFTGRRPAEFVRYPVVPGHEWSGTVVEVGAGVAGELVGRHVVGEGFRNCQVCDACRRGQNNLCSGGYDETGFTRPGAWADHLTLPARLLHVLPDNADLRAAAVLEPAACVAEACLRLATEAGERVAVVGGGSLGLLATQLLAAASPAELVVVDPESSRADLATECGATTWTSPEEAQRRSGRFDAVLEAAGAPDTADLATRLARSGGRVVLTGVPAGDERSLSPSHLLLSQITLHTVFGAPSRAWTHAVRAFAGGLLDPARIISREFGLDDAAEALRVLGAERQRTVKVLLRP, encoded by the coding sequence GTGACAGAGTTCCGGACGACACCGCGCGCAGTCGTCATCGACAGACCCGGACAGCTACGGGTCGAATCCGCCGAGCCGCGCCCGCCCGGCCCGGGAGAGGCGCTCGTGCGGGTGGCGTGGAGCGGCATCTGCGGCTCGGACCGCGAGGTGTTCACCGGGCGGCGCCCGGCCGAGTTCGTCCGCTACCCCGTGGTTCCCGGCCACGAGTGGTCGGGAACGGTCGTCGAGGTCGGCGCCGGCGTGGCGGGCGAGCTGGTCGGCCGCCACGTCGTGGGCGAGGGTTTCCGCAACTGCCAGGTGTGCGACGCGTGCCGCCGGGGGCAGAACAACCTCTGCAGCGGCGGGTACGACGAGACCGGCTTCACCCGGCCGGGAGCGTGGGCCGACCACCTCACGCTCCCGGCGCGGCTGCTGCACGTGCTGCCGGACAACGCGGACCTGCGGGCCGCCGCGGTGCTCGAACCGGCCGCGTGCGTGGCCGAAGCGTGCCTCAGGCTGGCCACCGAGGCCGGCGAGCGGGTCGCGGTCGTGGGCGGGGGCAGCCTGGGGCTGCTGGCCACCCAGTTGCTCGCGGCCGCCTCACCGGCGGAACTGGTGGTCGTCGACCCCGAGTCCTCTCGCGCGGACCTCGCGACCGAGTGCGGCGCCACGACCTGGACCAGCCCGGAGGAGGCCCAGCGCCGTTCCGGCCGCTTCGACGCGGTCCTCGAAGCCGCCGGGGCGCCGGATACGGCGGACCTGGCGACCAGGCTGGCGAGAAGCGGCGGCAGAGTCGTGCTGACCGGTGTGCCCGCCGGCGACGAGCGCTCGCTGTCGCCGAGTCACCTCCTGCTCTCCCAGATCACCCTGCACACGGTCTTCGGCGCCCCCTCCCGCGCGTGGACCCACGCGGTGCGTGCGTTCGCCGGTGGTCTGCTCGATCCGGCGCGGATCATCAGCCGCGAGTTCGGTCTCGACGACGCCGCCGAGGCGTTGCGCGTTCTCGGTGCCGAGCGGCAGCGGACGGTGAAGGTGCTGCTTCGTCCCTGA
- a CDS encoding mandelate racemase/muconate lactonizing enzyme family protein: MKITHVDSFVLGTPWRDLTYVRVRTDEGLVGVGETRMLGHTEALRGYLREAAERHVIGSDPFDIESLVWRMKHGDYGRAGEIAMSGIACVEMACWDIIGKALGQPVWRLLGGRVRDRVKAYANGWYTVERTPEEFHGAARRVVERGYRALKFDPFGPGRWELEPAERRRSVELVEAVRDAVGPDVEILVEMHGRFTPAEAVRIAGELSRFDPGWIEEPVPPENFEALSKVARQVNIPVATGERVHDRIEYRELFARQAADVIQPDIGHFGGILETRKVAATAETHYVLVAPHNVGGAVLTAANLHLAAVATNFKIQEHFNDFADQHVKQAAPGLPEVVDGYFELPEAPGLGVELDVDFVLEHPPAGAHFDLYAEDWQFRGTKGSE, encoded by the coding sequence ATGAAGATCACCCACGTCGACTCCTTCGTCCTCGGCACGCCGTGGCGGGACCTGACCTACGTCCGGGTCCGCACCGACGAGGGCCTCGTCGGTGTCGGCGAGACCCGGATGCTCGGCCACACCGAGGCCCTGCGCGGCTATCTGCGCGAGGCCGCCGAGCGGCACGTGATCGGCTCGGACCCCTTCGACATCGAGTCCCTGGTGTGGCGGATGAAGCACGGCGACTACGGCCGCGCGGGCGAGATCGCGATGTCGGGCATCGCCTGCGTCGAGATGGCCTGCTGGGACATCATCGGCAAGGCCCTCGGCCAGCCGGTCTGGCGGTTGCTCGGCGGCAGGGTCCGCGACCGCGTCAAGGCCTACGCCAATGGCTGGTACACCGTCGAGCGCACCCCCGAGGAGTTCCACGGCGCGGCACGGCGGGTCGTCGAGCGCGGGTACCGCGCGCTGAAGTTCGACCCGTTCGGGCCCGGCAGGTGGGAGCTGGAGCCCGCGGAGCGGCGCCGCTCGGTGGAGCTGGTGGAGGCGGTGCGCGACGCCGTCGGCCCGGACGTGGAGATCCTGGTCGAGATGCACGGGAGGTTCACCCCCGCCGAGGCGGTGCGCATCGCGGGTGAGCTGAGCCGCTTCGACCCGGGCTGGATCGAGGAGCCGGTGCCGCCGGAGAACTTCGAGGCGCTGTCCAAGGTCGCCCGTCAGGTGAACATCCCCGTGGCCACGGGAGAGCGGGTCCACGACCGCATCGAGTACCGCGAGCTGTTCGCCCGCCAGGCGGCCGACGTCATCCAGCCCGACATCGGGCACTTCGGCGGCATCCTCGAGACCCGCAAGGTCGCCGCCACCGCAGAGACGCACTACGTCCTGGTGGCACCGCACAACGTCGGCGGCGCCGTGCTGACCGCCGCGAACCTGCACCTGGCGGCGGTGGCTACCAACTTCAAGATCCAGGAGCACTTCAACGACTTCGCCGACCAGCACGTCAAGCAGGCCGCCCCGGGCCTGCCGGAGGTGGTCGACGGCTACTTCGAGCTGCCGGAGGCCCCGGGCCTGGGCGTCGAGCTGGACGTCGACTTCGTGCTCGAGCACCCGCCGGCGGGCGCGCACTTCGACCTCTACGCCGAGGACTGGCAGTTCCGCGGGACCAAGGGGTCCGAGTGA